One stretch of bacterium DNA includes these proteins:
- a CDS encoding TIGR03560 family F420-dependent LLM class oxidoreductase, protein MTHPLRFGLKLSGQVCTIEALRTVWRIADEAGFDHVWDFDHLASIGDGGPDRPIYEGWTLQAAMAEATKRVRIGCLVTGNTYRNPALLAKMAVTVDHLSGGRLEFGLGAAWAEIEHQMYGIEGLDHRVGRLSESLQIIKSLLTQERTNFDGRYYHLKDAISNPKPIQKPHPPLWIGASGPSTLRLVARHADVWNISGDNGVEFLSALIGRFDEACGAVGRDPAEIRRSIQFSWDGKERGRLLEQSAGYLELGITEQVIYLRGSEPDALAGRVAESLSDLRGLARIRP, encoded by the coding sequence ATGACGCATCCACTCAGGTTCGGGCTGAAGCTGTCAGGGCAGGTCTGCACCATCGAAGCCCTGCGCACGGTTTGGCGCATCGCCGACGAGGCCGGCTTCGACCACGTCTGGGACTTCGACCATCTCGCGTCGATCGGCGACGGCGGCCCCGACCGGCCCATCTACGAAGGCTGGACGCTGCAGGCCGCGATGGCCGAGGCGACCAAGCGCGTGCGCATCGGCTGCCTGGTCACCGGCAACACCTATCGCAACCCCGCGTTGCTGGCGAAGATGGCCGTCACCGTCGACCACCTGTCGGGCGGCCGGCTGGAGTTCGGCCTCGGCGCCGCGTGGGCGGAGATCGAGCACCAGATGTACGGCATCGAGGGCCTCGACCATCGTGTCGGCCGCCTCAGCGAATCGCTGCAGATCATCAAGTCGCTTCTCACGCAGGAGCGCACCAACTTCGACGGCCGCTACTACCACCTCAAGGATGCGATCTCCAACCCGAAGCCCATCCAAAAACCCCACCCGCCGCTCTGGATCGGGGCCTCCGGGCCGAGCACCCTGCGCCTGGTCGCGCGCCACGCCGACGTGTGGAACATCTCCGGCGACAACGGCGTCGAGTTCTTGAGCGCCCTGATCGGGAGGTTCGATGAGGCATGTGGGGCCGTCGGGCGAGATCCGGCGGAGATTCGCCGGTCGATCCAGTTCAGCTGGGACGGCAAGGAGCGCGGCCGGCTCCTGGAGCAGTCCGCCGGGTACCTGGAATTGGGGATCACGGAGCAGGTCATCTACCTCCGGGGCTCAGAACCGGACGCGCTTGCGGGCCGGGTCGCCGAGTCGCTCTCGGACCTCCGCGGCCTCGCTCGCATCCGCCCCTGA
- a CDS encoding dodecin domain-containing protein: MADSVYRVTELVGTSSQSWEAAAKSAVETASKSLRDLRVAEVVRQDLTIEDGQVATYRVRLNVSFKYEGTPA, encoded by the coding sequence ATGGCTGACAGCGTCTACCGGGTGACCGAGCTGGTGGGGACCAGCAGCCAGTCCTGGGAAGCGGCCGCCAAGAGCGCCGTCGAGACCGCGTCGAAATCCCTGCGCGACCTCCGCGTCGCCGAGGTGGTGAGGCAGGACCTGACCATCGAGGACGGCCAGGTCGCCACCTACCGGGTGCGCCTGAACGTCTCGTTCAAATACGAGGGCACACCCGCCTAG
- a CDS encoding isochorismatase family protein — MRSALLAIDLQADFVQGGNLPVPNGLQVAAQIARHIRHFKTEYAFVVATRDYHEDPADHFSPQPDYHATWPPHCVIGTLGAAFVPPIANLVREKLIQTVVSKGRHAAAYSGFEGLDPRGHHLVDVLKEARIDHIDVCGIATDYCVRATALDARKNAFQVRVLVNLCAAVNEATGQQAMDELKAAGCQLQAATAP; from the coding sequence ATGAGAAGCGCTTTACTGGCGATCGACCTCCAAGCCGATTTCGTCCAGGGCGGCAACCTACCCGTGCCCAACGGCCTGCAGGTCGCGGCGCAGATCGCCCGTCACATCCGGCATTTCAAGACCGAGTACGCGTTCGTCGTCGCGACGCGCGACTACCACGAGGATCCGGCAGACCACTTCTCCCCCCAGCCGGACTACCACGCCACCTGGCCGCCTCACTGCGTCATCGGCACCCTCGGGGCGGCGTTCGTCCCCCCGATCGCCAACCTGGTCAGGGAGAAGCTCATCCAGACCGTGGTCAGCAAGGGCCGGCACGCGGCCGCCTACTCCGGCTTCGAAGGGCTCGATCCCCGCGGCCACCACCTCGTGGATGTCCTGAAGGAGGCTCGGATCGACCACATCGACGTTTGCGGCATCGCCACCGACTACTGCGTCAGAGCGACGGCGCTCGACGCGCGCAAGAACGCCTTCCAGGTGCGCGTCCTGGTCAACCTGTGCGCGGCGGTCAACGAGGCGACCGGGCAGCAGGCGATGGACGAGCTCAAGGCGGCCGGCTGCCAGCTGCAGGCGGCGACGGCGCCCTAG
- a CDS encoding acetyl-CoA C-acetyltransferase, whose product MIVAGARTPFGKFGGAFKDVSAASLGARAIRAALERAGVKGSEVDYVIMGQVLQAGAGQITARQAAIEAGIPPEVPALTINKVCLSGINAIALADQLIRAGEVEVVVAGGMESMSEAPYLVPKARFGVRMGNSEMVDSMVHDGLWSTFTGQHMGESSDEVNRELELSREEQDAWAARSHQRAQAAWDSGALAGEVVAVALPQRRGDPVKVERDEGVRPGTTVESLSKLAPAFKREGTITAGNASQISDGAAAVVVMSEERARRLEVEPLAEVVAHGMSADRYAWLHTVPALALSHALKKAGLEVDELDLVEINEAFAAVALNATRMLELDEERVNVNGGAVALGHPIGASGARLVLTVAHELKRRGLRTGAAALCGGGGQGDALIVRRPKP is encoded by the coding sequence ATGATCGTAGCGGGCGCGCGCACACCTTTCGGCAAATTCGGGGGTGCCTTCAAGGACGTTTCGGCGGCCAGCCTGGGCGCCCGCGCCATCCGAGCCGCGCTCGAGCGGGCGGGCGTCAAAGGCTCCGAGGTTGACTACGTGATCATGGGCCAGGTCCTGCAGGCCGGTGCCGGGCAGATCACCGCGCGCCAGGCGGCGATCGAGGCCGGGATCCCGCCAGAGGTGCCCGCGCTCACCATCAACAAGGTCTGCCTTTCCGGCATCAACGCCATCGCCCTGGCCGACCAGCTCATCCGCGCGGGCGAGGTGGAGGTGGTGGTCGCGGGCGGCATGGAATCGATGTCCGAGGCGCCGTACCTCGTGCCCAAGGCGCGGTTTGGCGTCCGGATGGGCAACAGCGAGATGGTCGACTCCATGGTCCACGACGGCCTGTGGTCGACGTTCACCGGGCAGCACATGGGGGAGAGCTCCGACGAGGTCAACCGCGAGCTCGAGCTGAGCCGTGAGGAGCAGGACGCGTGGGCCGCGCGCTCCCACCAGAGAGCCCAGGCGGCGTGGGACAGTGGCGCGCTCGCGGGCGAGGTGGTCGCGGTCGCGCTGCCCCAGCGTCGAGGCGATCCAGTCAAGGTCGAGCGGGACGAGGGCGTGCGACCTGGGACGACGGTGGAGTCGTTGAGCAAGCTGGCGCCCGCCTTCAAGCGGGAGGGCACCATCACTGCCGGCAACGCGTCACAGATCTCTGACGGGGCGGCGGCGGTGGTCGTCATGTCGGAGGAGCGAGCCCGCAGGCTGGAGGTCGAGCCGCTCGCCGAGGTGGTGGCGCACGGGATGAGCGCCGACCGCTACGCGTGGCTGCACACCGTGCCCGCACTGGCGCTCAGCCACGCGCTCAAGAAGGCCGGTCTCGAAGTCGATGAGCTGGACCTGGTCGAGATCAACGAGGCGTTTGCCGCGGTCGCGCTCAACGCGACTCGCATGCTCGAGCTCGACGAGGAGCGCGTCAACGTCAACGGCGGGGCGGTCGCGCTCGGTCACCCCATCGGCGCCAGCGGAGCGCGACTCGTGCTTACGGTCGCCCATGAGCTGAAGCGGCGCGGGCTGCGCACCGGTGCGGCGGCGCTGTGCGGCGGTGGCGGCCAGGGCGATGCGTTGATCGTCCGCCGGCCGAAGCCATGA